One part of the Ruegeria sp. AD91A genome encodes these proteins:
- the hisG gene encoding ATP phosphoribosyltransferase has product MSLKLGVPSKGRLMEKTFSWFEKGGITLSRSGSDREYAGKVEGIDGVSLILLSAGEIPRELAAGRIHLGVTGIDLVHEKLPRWEQQVEEVSRLGFGKADLIIATPACWVDVDTLDDLDAAAAAFRKTHGHRLRIATKYHRLVREFLTEAGVADYTLVDSQGATEGTVMNETAEAIADITSTGETLRANHLKILSDGLILQSQATLWRSRVAKYDAAEKAALSELLGRLR; this is encoded by the coding sequence ATGAGCCTGAAACTGGGTGTGCCCTCAAAGGGCCGGTTGATGGAAAAGACGTTCTCGTGGTTCGAAAAAGGCGGCATCACCTTGTCACGCAGCGGGTCGGATCGGGAATACGCAGGCAAGGTTGAAGGGATCGACGGTGTCTCTCTGATCCTGCTGTCGGCGGGGGAGATCCCGCGTGAACTGGCGGCGGGGCGGATTCATCTGGGTGTTACCGGGATCGATCTGGTGCACGAGAAACTGCCGCGCTGGGAACAGCAGGTTGAAGAGGTTTCGCGGCTTGGCTTCGGCAAAGCTGATCTGATCATCGCGACCCCGGCGTGTTGGGTCGATGTCGATACGCTTGATGACCTGGACGCGGCAGCTGCTGCGTTTCGCAAGACCCACGGCCACCGGCTGCGGATTGCCACCAAATACCACCGTCTGGTTCGGGAATTCCTGACAGAAGCGGGCGTGGCCGATTACACGCTGGTCGACAGCCAAGGTGCGACTGAAGGCACGGTGATGAATGAAACCGCCGAAGCAATTGCCGATATCACCTCGACCGGAGAGACCCTGCGGGCCAACCATTTGAAGATCCTCTCGGACGGTCTGATACTGCAATCGCAGGCCACGTTGTGGCGCAGTCGGGTTGCAAAATATGACGCGGCAGAAAAAGCAGCCCTGTCCGAATTGCTGGGTCGGCTGCGGTAA
- a CDS encoding adenosylcobalamin-dependent ribonucleoside-diphosphate reductase — MSRFAAPIAEQIWDMKYRFKQADGTPIDQTVEDSWRRIARDLARVEKDPKHWEEKFYEALEDFQYLPAGRITAGAGTARQVTLFNCFVMGTIPDSMGGIFDMLKEAALTMQQGGGIGYDFSTIRPRGADVKGVAADASGPLSFMDVWDAMCRTIMSAGSRRGAMMATMRCDHPDIEQFITAKSDPARLRMFNMSVLVTDPFMEAVKADGPWELVFGDKVYHTVQARDLWNKIMQATYDFAEPGVIFIDRINQANNLSYVETIAATNPCGEQPLPPYGACLLGSINLARLVSEPFEATARLNEEALQELVATAVRMMDNVVDASKFPLAEQEAEAQDKRRIGLGVTGLADALLMLGLRYGSDEAARQTERWLHAIARAAYLASVDLAKEKGAFPLFDAEKYLASGTMQQMDDDVRDAIREHGIRNALLTSIAPTGTISLYAGNVSSGIEPVFAYAYTRKVLQKDGSRTEEEVVDYAVQMWRDKFGDKDLPDYFVNAQTLTPAEHVKMQAAAQKWIDSSISKTINCPEDISFDAFKDVYMQAWDQGCKGCTTYRPNDVTGSVLTVSESDDKVPGESADAPHEVDGGDVIYMSEPLDRPQSLEGSTYKLKWPDSEHAIYLTINDIVIGGRRRPFEVFINSKNMEHYAWTLALTRMISAVFRRGGDVSFVVEELKAVFDPRGGAWVKGKYIPSILAAIGGVIEQHLIAIGFLEGEGMGLKSDPQAQVVNMDAPRGKACPSCGQYDMVMIEGCMTCRSCGHSKCSG, encoded by the coding sequence ATGAGTCGCTTTGCCGCCCCCATCGCCGAGCAGATCTGGGATATGAAGTACCGCTTTAAGCAGGCGGATGGCACCCCCATCGATCAGACGGTCGAAGACAGTTGGCGGCGCATTGCCCGCGATCTGGCGCGCGTGGAAAAAGACCCGAAGCATTGGGAAGAGAAATTCTATGAGGCGCTGGAGGATTTCCAGTACCTGCCCGCCGGGCGCATCACTGCGGGTGCGGGCACCGCGCGGCAGGTGACACTGTTCAACTGTTTCGTGATGGGCACGATCCCCGACAGCATGGGCGGCATTTTCGACATGCTGAAAGAGGCCGCGCTGACCATGCAGCAGGGTGGGGGGATCGGCTATGATTTCTCGACCATCAGGCCTCGTGGCGCTGACGTGAAAGGCGTCGCGGCGGATGCCTCGGGGCCGCTGAGCTTCATGGATGTCTGGGATGCCATGTGCCGCACGATCATGTCGGCAGGCTCGCGCCGGGGCGCCATGATGGCGACCATGCGGTGCGACCACCCGGATATCGAACAGTTCATCACTGCCAAGTCTGACCCCGCCCGCCTGCGCATGTTCAACATGTCTGTGCTGGTGACCGATCCGTTCATGGAGGCGGTCAAGGCTGATGGACCGTGGGAACTGGTGTTTGGTGACAAAGTCTATCACACCGTTCAGGCGCGTGATCTGTGGAACAAGATCATGCAGGCGACATATGATTTTGCCGAGCCGGGCGTGATCTTCATCGACCGGATCAATCAAGCCAACAACCTCAGCTACGTTGAAACCATCGCGGCCACGAACCCGTGTGGCGAGCAGCCGTTGCCGCCTTACGGGGCCTGCCTTTTGGGTTCGATCAATCTGGCGCGCCTGGTGTCTGAACCGTTTGAAGCAACCGCCCGTTTGAATGAAGAAGCCCTGCAAGAACTTGTCGCCACGGCTGTTCGGATGATGGACAATGTCGTTGATGCGTCAAAATTTCCGCTGGCCGAGCAAGAGGCTGAGGCGCAAGATAAACGCCGTATAGGATTGGGCGTGACTGGATTGGCGGATGCGCTGCTGATGCTGGGCCTGCGCTATGGCTCCGACGAGGCGGCGCGTCAGACCGAGCGCTGGTTGCACGCGATCGCGCGCGCCGCTTATCTGGCGTCGGTGGACTTGGCAAAGGAAAAAGGGGCGTTTCCCCTGTTCGACGCCGAGAAATACTTGGCCAGCGGCACCATGCAGCAGATGGATGACGATGTCCGGGATGCCATTCGCGAGCACGGTATCCGCAACGCTCTGCTGACGTCGATCGCGCCCACAGGAACGATTTCCCTTTATGCGGGCAACGTGTCGTCAGGGATCGAGCCGGTCTTTGCCTATGCGTATACCCGTAAAGTTCTGCAAAAGGACGGATCGCGCACCGAAGAAGAGGTGGTAGATTACGCCGTGCAGATGTGGCGCGACAAGTTTGGCGATAAGGATTTGCCCGACTATTTCGTGAACGCCCAGACCTTGACGCCGGCCGAGCATGTCAAGATGCAGGCGGCAGCGCAGAAATGGATCGACAGTTCGATCTCGAAGACGATCAACTGCCCAGAGGACATCTCTTTCGACGCCTTCAAGGACGTGTACATGCAAGCCTGGGATCAGGGCTGCAAGGGCTGCACCACCTATCGCCCGAATGATGTGACCGGTTCGGTTCTGACCGTTTCGGAAAGCGATGACAAGGTGCCGGGCGAAAGCGCGGATGCTCCGCACGAGGTGGATGGCGGAGACGTCATCTATATGTCCGAGCCACTTGACCGGCCGCAGTCGCTGGAAGGGTCGACCTACAAGCTGAAATGGCCCGACAGCGAGCACGCGATATATCTGACCATCAACGACATCGTCATCGGCGGCAGGCGGCGTCCGTTCGAGGTGTTCATAAACTCGAAGAACATGGAGCATTACGCCTGGACTTTGGCGCTGACCCGGATGATTTCGGCCGTATTCCGGCGGGGCGGGGACGTGTCCTTTGTGGTAGAAGAGCTGAAAGCCGTGTTCGACCCGCGTGGTGGTGCGTGGGTGAAGGGCAAATACATCCCGTCGATCCTGGCGGCGATCGGTGGCGTGATCGAGCAGCACCTGATCGCGATTGGGTTCCTCGAGGGTGAGGGCATGGGCTTGAAGTCCGACCCGCAGGCGCAGGTGGTCAACATGGACGCGCCGCGCGGCAAGGCCTGCCCGTCCTGCGGCCAGTACGACATGGTGATGATCGAGGGCTGCATGACCTGCCGCAGTTGTGGGCATTCGAAGTGTTCAGGTTAG
- the hisS gene encoding histidine--tRNA ligase — translation MAKPKKQPRPKAVTPKGFRDYFGEEVTQRTEMLRTIAGVYHRYGFDALESSAVETVEALGKFLPDVDRPNEGVFAWQEFDDGGNGDWMALRYDLTAPLARVYAQHRNDLPTPYRRYAMGPVWRNEKPGPGRYRQFYQCDADTVGTASMAADAEICAMLSDTLETVGIPRGDYLVRVNNRKVLNGVLEAMGLGEDAAARDNVLRTIDKFDKVGEQGVRELLTKGRLDASGAFIDGVGLSKDQAEPVIAFLTSKALDTAGTLANLRAAVGDSKIGADGIAELEQIGTLLDAGGYGADRIEIDPSVVRGLGYYTGPVYEAELTFEIFDEKGRKRQFGSVSGGGRYDDLVKRFTGQEVPATGISIGVDRLLAALREKGRIAAQATGPVVVTVMDRDRMADYQAMVAELRNAGIRAEVYLGNPKNFGNQLKYADRRNSPIAVIEGGDEKVNGIVQIKDLILGAKIAESATLEEWKERPSQFEVPRGDLVSKVREILDSQD, via the coding sequence ATGGCCAAGCCCAAGAAACAGCCCCGCCCCAAGGCCGTCACGCCGAAAGGGTTCCGTGACTATTTCGGCGAGGAAGTCACGCAGCGCACCGAGATGCTGCGGACGATTGCGGGCGTGTATCATCGTTACGGGTTCGACGCGTTGGAAAGCAGTGCGGTCGAAACCGTCGAGGCGCTGGGCAAGTTCCTGCCCGACGTGGATCGCCCGAACGAGGGCGTCTTTGCATGGCAGGAATTCGATGATGGCGGCAATGGCGACTGGATGGCCCTGCGCTATGACCTGACCGCACCTCTGGCCCGCGTTTACGCGCAGCACCGCAACGACCTGCCCACGCCCTATCGCCGCTATGCGATGGGTCCGGTCTGGCGCAACGAAAAGCCGGGACCGGGGCGTTATCGTCAGTTCTATCAATGCGATGCGGACACGGTTGGTACGGCCTCGATGGCGGCGGATGCCGAGATTTGCGCGATGCTGTCGGATACGCTGGAAACCGTGGGAATACCGCGCGGCGATTATCTGGTGCGGGTCAACAACCGCAAGGTTCTGAACGGCGTGCTCGAAGCGATGGGCTTGGGCGAAGACGCCGCCGCCCGAGACAACGTTCTGCGCACCATCGACAAGTTCGACAAGGTGGGTGAGCAGGGTGTGCGCGAGTTGCTGACCAAGGGCCGCCTGGATGCCTCGGGCGCCTTCATTGACGGTGTAGGGCTCAGTAAAGATCAGGCTGAACCGGTGATTGCCTTCCTGACATCTAAGGCTCTGGATACCGCCGGAACGCTGGCCAATCTGCGCGCTGCGGTGGGCGACAGCAAGATCGGTGCGGATGGGATCGCCGAACTGGAACAGATCGGCACTTTGTTGGATGCCGGTGGCTATGGTGCGGACCGGATCGAGATTGATCCTTCCGTCGTCCGGGGGTTGGGTTATTATACCGGTCCGGTCTATGAGGCCGAGCTGACCTTTGAAATCTTCGATGAAAAGGGCCGCAAGCGGCAGTTCGGATCGGTCTCGGGCGGCGGCCGTTACGACGACCTGGTCAAGCGCTTCACCGGCCAGGAAGTGCCGGCGACCGGCATCTCTATCGGTGTCGACCGTCTGCTGGCCGCGCTGCGCGAAAAAGGCAGGATCGCCGCGCAGGCCACGGGTCCTGTAGTCGTGACCGTTATGGATCGCGACCGGATGGCCGACTATCAGGCGATGGTGGCGGAACTGCGCAATGCCGGTATACGGGCCGAGGTCTATCTGGGTAACCCCAAGAACTTCGGCAATCAGCTGAAATATGCGGATAGACGGAACTCTCCGATTGCGGTGATCGAGGGCGGCGATGAAAAAGTCAATGGTATCGTCCAGATCAAGGACCTGATCCTTGGCGCCAAAATTGCCGAAAGCGCAACGCTAGAGGAATGGAAGGAACGCCCCAGCCAGTTCGAAGTGCCGCGCGGTGATCTGGTCTCGAAAGTGCGTGAAATTCTGGACAGTCAGGACTGA
- a CDS encoding ATP phosphoribosyltransferase regulatory subunit, whose amino-acid sequence MPNRSQIQARAAMMRVRFEAAGAQVVDTPLLQPAETLLDLYGEDIRARAYVTSDALRGEQMLRPDFTMPVVQMHMSEGAEPARYTYSGEVFRRQEHDPDRANEYIQVGYEVFDREDPAGADAEVFSLMALQLRGLPLRAATGDIGILTAAVEGLRTTDRRKAALMRHLWRPRRFRMLLDRFAGRKPPLEGRTALLDAADPMAFDAPMIGKRRAAEIAARVEALREDRDTPPISDNELAGLETLLNVRETMPFALEQLRDVAVDLPQITPALDRLEARVAALQARGVDVDRLDFEAAYGRTSMEYYDGFVFGFYAEGRPDLPPIATGGRYDALTRQLGNGDEIPAVGGVLRPDLMLEIEEGAV is encoded by the coding sequence ATGCCCAACCGTTCACAGATACAGGCCCGCGCCGCGATGATGCGTGTCCGGTTTGAAGCTGCGGGTGCTCAGGTGGTGGACACGCCCCTGTTGCAACCGGCGGAAACGCTTTTGGATCTTTATGGTGAAGACATCCGGGCCCGCGCCTATGTCACGTCTGATGCGCTGCGCGGTGAACAGATGCTGCGCCCGGATTTCACAATGCCTGTCGTGCAGATGCACATGAGCGAAGGCGCTGAGCCCGCGCGCTATACCTATTCGGGCGAAGTGTTCCGCCGTCAGGAGCATGACCCCGATCGCGCCAACGAATACATTCAGGTGGGCTATGAGGTCTTTGATCGGGAAGACCCCGCCGGGGCGGATGCTGAGGTGTTTTCGCTGATGGCACTGCAGTTGCGTGGGTTGCCTCTGCGGGCGGCGACAGGGGATATCGGTATCCTCACCGCCGCTGTCGAGGGGCTGCGCACGACCGACCGTCGCAAGGCAGCGCTGATGCGACACCTGTGGAGACCGCGCCGATTCCGTATGTTGCTGGATCGGTTTGCAGGTCGCAAGCCGCCTCTGGAAGGGCGCACCGCGCTACTGGACGCAGCCGATCCGATGGCGTTTGATGCCCCTATGATCGGCAAGCGCCGCGCAGCTGAAATCGCAGCGCGGGTCGAGGCGCTGCGCGAAGACCGCGATACCCCGCCGATTTCAGACAATGAACTTGCAGGGCTGGAAACGTTGCTGAACGTGCGCGAGACCATGCCATTCGCGCTGGAACAGCTGCGCGACGTGGCAGTGGACCTGCCGCAGATCACGCCCGCTCTGGACCGGTTGGAGGCGCGCGTGGCTGCGCTGCAGGCGCGTGGCGTCGATGTGGATCGGCTGGATTTCGAGGCCGCCTACGGCCGGACGTCGATGGAGTATTACGACGGGTTCGTATTTGGTTTTTACGCGGAAGGTCGGCCTGACCTGCCTCCGATCGCCACGGGCGGGCGTTATGACGCGCTGACCCGCCAATTGGGCAACGGGGACGAAATCCCGGCAGTTGGTGGTGTGTTGCGCCCCGATTTGATGCTGGAGATCGAGGAAGGTGCAGTATGA
- a CDS encoding aldo/keto reductase family oxidoreductase produces the protein MQRVKLSDSLEMSRLVYGMWRLGDDSDTSAGHVEAKIQACLDQGITTFDQADIYGGYQAEAVLGTALRANPSLRQKMEIVTKCDIVAPVGRYADAKVKYYDTSRAHILKSVDTSLSEMAIDHIDLLLIHRPDPMMDHHETGAALDEVFASGKVGAVGVSNFRPWDWSLLQSAMKTQLVTNQIEISLGEISPFTNGDLAFHQQHGHPLMAWSPLGGGLLMAGNPPVGVVADEIAAEFGVDRAAVAVAFLLAHPANILPVLGTNSMDRIKRASDALKVKLDRESWFRLYEAALGHEVP, from the coding sequence ATGCAACGTGTGAAACTATCTGACTCGCTGGAAATGAGCCGCCTTGTCTATGGCATGTGGCGGTTGGGCGATGACAGTGACACGTCCGCGGGCCATGTCGAGGCCAAGATTCAGGCCTGCCTAGATCAGGGCATCACCACCTTCGATCAGGCCGACATCTATGGCGGCTACCAGGCCGAGGCTGTGCTGGGCACGGCCTTGCGCGCCAATCCAAGCCTGCGTCAGAAGATGGAAATTGTCACCAAATGTGACATCGTCGCGCCGGTTGGCCGTTACGCAGATGCGAAAGTAAAATACTACGACACCTCGCGCGCCCACATTCTGAAATCGGTCGACACGTCGCTGTCGGAAATGGCGATTGACCACATCGATCTGCTGTTGATCCACCGCCCAGATCCCATGATGGACCACCATGAAACTGGAGCAGCTCTGGATGAGGTTTTTGCCAGTGGCAAGGTCGGCGCCGTCGGTGTGTCCAACTTCCGCCCGTGGGATTGGTCGTTGCTGCAATCGGCGATGAAAACGCAGTTGGTCACCAACCAGATCGAAATCTCTCTCGGTGAGATCAGCCCCTTCACCAACGGAGACCTGGCGTTTCACCAACAGCATGGCCATCCGTTGATGGCATGGTCGCCGCTGGGTGGAGGTCTGTTGATGGCCGGAAACCCACCGGTTGGGGTCGTCGCTGATGAAATCGCAGCCGAGTTCGGCGTGGATCGCGCCGCCGTCGCCGTGGCGTTCCTGCTGGCCCATCCGGCCAACATCCTGCCGGTTCTGGGCACCAACAGTATGGACCGGATCAAACGCGCCTCGGACGCATTGAAAGTCAAACTGGATCGGGAAAGCTGGTTCCGCCTGTACGAGGCTGCACTGGGGCACGAGGTTCCATGA
- a CDS encoding DUF1489 family protein, translated as MDNYVNLIKLSVGSESVDTLMGWQDSRMSLYEDGLPRHVTRMWPKREAEILNGGSIYWVIKGVIQCRQRILRLDEVIGEEGIRRCAIVLDPKLYRTQNALKRPFQGWRYLKPEDTPADLPKNREQDDALPDDLNRALAEIGVL; from the coding sequence GTGGATAATTACGTAAACCTCATAAAACTGTCCGTTGGTTCGGAAAGTGTCGATACGTTGATGGGCTGGCAGGACAGCCGCATGTCGCTTTACGAGGACGGCTTACCACGCCACGTCACACGTATGTGGCCCAAGCGCGAAGCCGAAATACTCAACGGCGGATCAATCTACTGGGTCATCAAAGGTGTAATCCAGTGTCGGCAGCGAATCCTGCGTCTGGATGAAGTGATCGGAGAGGAAGGCATCCGTCGCTGTGCCATTGTACTGGACCCCAAGCTATACCGCACCCAGAACGCCCTGAAACGCCCGTTCCAGGGGTGGCGTTATCTCAAGCCAGAAGATACACCAGCCGATTTGCCCAAAAACCGCGAGCAGGACGACGCCCTGCCCGACGATCTGAACCGCGCCCTGGCAGAAATAGGCGTGCTGTAA
- a CDS encoding GntR family transcriptional regulator — MPVSNRNQNALPVYIQIAELLIRDIAAGRLIEGERLPPEREMAAELNVSVGTLRKSLSELEKKGMLERIQGSGNYIRETGTQNSVYAMFRLELPEGGGLPRADILSVNHLKKPVELPKFGASDAGSRVRRMRYLNDTIIAVEEIWLDESAGLIDQSLLSDSLYRYYQHQLGFWIARAEDRVSVRPLPDWTPPNFTKPAGQAVGYIERFSWSESAEPVEFSKTWFDPDRANYVQRLK; from the coding sequence GTGCCTGTGTCCAACCGAAACCAAAATGCCCTGCCGGTATATATTCAGATCGCGGAACTTCTGATCCGTGACATCGCGGCTGGTCGCCTTATTGAAGGTGAGCGCTTGCCACCCGAGCGCGAGATGGCCGCGGAGTTGAATGTCTCGGTTGGAACGCTGCGAAAATCGCTCTCTGAGCTAGAAAAAAAGGGGATGTTGGAGCGTATCCAAGGCTCGGGCAACTACATCCGCGAGACCGGCACACAAAACAGCGTCTATGCAATGTTTAGGCTGGAACTGCCTGAAGGAGGTGGCCTGCCACGTGCAGATATCCTGTCGGTTAACCATCTGAAGAAGCCAGTCGAACTGCCAAAATTCGGCGCTTCTGATGCCGGTTCGCGTGTCCGGCGGATGCGCTACCTGAATGATACAATCATCGCTGTCGAAGAAATATGGCTGGACGAATCAGCGGGCCTAATCGACCAGAGCCTGCTGTCCGACTCGCTCTATCGCTATTATCAGCACCAATTGGGCTTTTGGATCGCAAGGGCCGAAGACAGAGTCTCGGTCCGGCCTCTACCGGACTGGACGCCCCCAAACTTCACCAAACCAGCGGGCCAAGCGGTAGGTTATATCGAGCGGTTCAGCTGGTCGGAAAGCGCCGAACCCGTTGAATTCTCAAAAACATGGTTCGACCCGGATCGGGCCAACTACGTTCAACGTCTGAAGTAA
- a CDS encoding flavin reductase family protein, translated as MNAISKDMTHTFVPQKDDTRTLRDAFGRFATGVTIVTCDSADGPVCITANSFSSLSLDPPLIMWAGDRNSRRFPYFHKARHFSVHVLSSEQAELCFGCSKDAFALRDINHERCENGTPVLADCLARFECEQHAYHDAGDHVIVVGKVLKASMSDGDALTFYAGKLGQFAKA; from the coding sequence ATGAACGCAATCTCAAAGGACATGACCCACACCTTCGTTCCTCAAAAGGACGACACCCGCACCTTGCGCGATGCCTTCGGCCGCTTTGCGACCGGTGTCACCATCGTCACTTGTGACAGCGCGGACGGGCCGGTCTGCATCACCGCGAACAGCTTTTCGTCCCTATCGCTCGACCCACCGCTGATCATGTGGGCCGGAGACCGCAACTCGCGCCGCTTCCCCTATTTCCACAAAGCCCGTCATTTCAGCGTCCACGTGCTGTCCTCGGAACAGGCCGAGCTGTGCTTCGGCTGCTCGAAAGACGCCTTTGCACTGCGGGACATCAACCACGAGCGCTGTGAGAATGGGACACCGGTGTTGGCGGACTGCCTGGCTCGGTTCGAATGCGAACAGCACGCGTATCACGATGCAGGCGATCACGTTATTGTAGTTGGAAAGGTTCTCAAGGCCAGCATGTCGGATGGAGACGCGCTGACCTTCTATGCTGGGAAACTCGGCCAATTCGCGAAAGCCTAA
- a CDS encoding Gfo/Idh/MocA family protein produces the protein MTRTINYGLIGCGMMGQEHLHNIGLLEGTSVAAIFEPDQEMAKAAKAIAPTATVVGSVQELLAVEELDCVVIVSPNHLHVDQICEIAETRPLPLLVEKPLFTDPQDMPRLEQLQRDYTCPIWVAMEYRYMPPIAALIEKAEATGGVKMLSIREHRFPFLDKVGNWNRFNRNTGGTFVEKCCHFFDLMRLILKSDPVRITASGGQAVNHLNESYDGQTPDILDHGYVLVDFASGARAMLELCMFAEGSRYQEEISAVGPDAKIEALVPGPGRFWPDHLGTPPLPQLILSPRNPKGPVSMDVPVNPNLLAAGDHNGSTYYQHKGFLAVLRGEKAKPDVSLKDGLSAVRMGQAAQQAIETGETVYLID, from the coding sequence ATGACCCGGACCATCAATTACGGGCTGATTGGATGCGGAATGATGGGGCAAGAGCACCTGCACAATATCGGATTGCTGGAAGGCACCAGTGTGGCTGCGATCTTTGAACCAGATCAGGAGATGGCAAAAGCCGCTAAGGCAATTGCGCCAACTGCAACCGTGGTAGGTTCCGTGCAAGAGCTTCTGGCGGTAGAGGAGCTGGACTGCGTCGTCATTGTCAGCCCGAACCATCTTCATGTGGACCAGATCTGCGAAATCGCTGAAACACGTCCACTACCGCTTTTGGTAGAAAAGCCATTGTTCACCGACCCGCAAGACATGCCGCGACTCGAGCAGTTGCAGCGCGACTACACTTGCCCGATTTGGGTTGCGATGGAATACCGGTACATGCCCCCCATTGCTGCTCTGATCGAGAAGGCTGAGGCGACAGGTGGGGTAAAAATGCTATCGATCCGCGAGCATCGTTTTCCATTCTTGGACAAGGTCGGCAACTGGAACCGGTTCAACCGAAATACTGGTGGTACTTTTGTCGAGAAATGCTGCCACTTCTTCGACCTGATGCGTCTGATATTGAAATCCGATCCGGTGCGTATAACGGCAAGTGGTGGGCAGGCGGTGAACCATTTGAACGAGAGTTACGACGGTCAAACCCCAGATATTCTGGATCACGGCTATGTTCTGGTCGACTTTGCTTCGGGTGCGCGCGCGATGTTGGAACTTTGCATGTTTGCCGAAGGCTCACGCTATCAAGAAGAAATATCGGCCGTCGGACCGGACGCCAAGATCGAGGCGTTGGTGCCCGGACCCGGACGATTCTGGCCCGATCATTTGGGAACCCCGCCACTGCCGCAGTTGATCCTGAGCCCGCGCAATCCCAAAGGTCCGGTATCAATGGACGTTCCGGTGAACCCCAACCTTTTGGCGGCCGGGGATCACAATGGGTCGACCTACTATCAGCATAAAGGGTTCCTGGCCGTGCTTCGTGGCGAAAAGGCAAAACCGGATGTGAGTTTGAAGGACGGCCTCTCGGCCGTTAGGATGGGGCAAGCGGCACAACAAGCAATAGAAACTGGTGAAACGGTTTACTTGATCGATTGA
- a CDS encoding SlyX family protein produces the protein MQHLEEEIAHLTRIVDELNTVVTRQQSEIDRLTHRVEMLLQREAERAQEGSGGIILGDERPPHY, from the coding sequence ATGCAGCATCTGGAAGAAGAGATCGCCCATCTGACCCGTATCGTGGACGAGTTGAACACAGTCGTCACCAGACAACAGTCGGAAATCGACCGGCTGACCCATCGGGTTGAAATGCTGTTGCAGCGAGAAGCAGAACGGGCGCAGGAAGGATCCGGCGGCATAATCCTTGGTGACGAACGGCCGCCTCACTACTGA
- a CDS encoding LLM class flavin-dependent oxidoreductase, giving the protein MSIVPITSPDLDAAEVSWFAALCSDDYQFLGVPDGDLRSSWEHCSNIVKEAEAQGFRNILCPSSYQVGQDTLSFVAGCAPITDRINLLAAVRCGEMQPIMLARTIATLDHMLKGRLTVNIISSDFPGEKADSAFRYQRSREVVKILKQAWTQDEINHAGEVYNFSGLTTDPAKPYQTGGPLLYFGGYSPSALDLCGEHCDVYLMWPETKDQLAERMKAVHAVAESYDRTLDYGLRVHMIVRDTEAEAQEYADYIVSKLDDEYGRAIRERALDSTSLGVAHQARNRDLADEYGYVEPGLWTGVGRARSGCGAALVGSTDQVMSKIEEYQKMGIRAFIFSGYPHLGEARHFGARVLPNLKTCSLPKAYGRVPNATPATPLGNGERR; this is encoded by the coding sequence ATGAGCATCGTCCCCATCACATCCCCCGATCTGGATGCGGCCGAAGTTTCGTGGTTTGCCGCGCTGTGCTCGGATGATTACCAGTTCCTTGGCGTTCCCGATGGCGACCTGCGGTCGAGTTGGGAGCATTGTTCGAACATTGTGAAAGAGGCCGAAGCGCAGGGTTTTCGCAACATCCTCTGCCCGTCCTCCTATCAGGTCGGTCAAGACACGCTGAGCTTTGTCGCCGGCTGCGCTCCGATCACCGACCGGATCAACCTGCTGGCCGCCGTACGCTGTGGTGAGATGCAACCGATCATGCTGGCCCGCACCATCGCAACGCTGGATCACATGCTGAAGGGGCGGTTGACGGTTAACATCATCTCATCCGACTTTCCCGGTGAGAAAGCCGACAGCGCGTTTCGCTATCAACGTTCGCGCGAAGTGGTGAAGATTCTGAAACAGGCCTGGACGCAGGATGAGATCAATCATGCAGGCGAAGTCTATAACTTCTCGGGCCTGACCACTGATCCAGCCAAGCCATACCAGACTGGAGGGCCGCTACTCTATTTCGGCGGCTATTCTCCCTCCGCTTTGGATCTGTGTGGCGAGCACTGCGATGTCTATCTGATGTGGCCTGAAACCAAGGACCAACTGGCTGAACGGATGAAGGCTGTTCACGCCGTCGCTGAAAGCTACGACCGCACGCTGGATTACGGCCTGCGTGTCCATATGATCGTTCGCGATACCGAGGCTGAGGCTCAGGAATACGCGGATTACATCGTCTCGAAGCTGGACGACGAATACGGTCGCGCCATCCGCGAACGGGCGCTGGATTCGACCTCGCTGGGTGTGGCGCATCAGGCCAGGAACCGCGACCTGGCGGATGAGTACGGCTATGTCGAACCCGGTCTCTGGACCGGTGTTGGCCGGGCGCGGTCTGGCTGCGGTGCCGCTCTGGTCGGATCAACCGATCAGGTTATGTCGAAGATCGAGGAATACCAGAAGATGGGCATCCGCGCTTTCATCTTCTCGGGCTACCCGCATCTGGGCGAAGCCCGTCATTTCGGCGCCCGCGTGTTGCCGAACCTGAAAACCTGTTCCCTTCCCAAAGCTTACGGAAGGGTTCCAAATGCGACCCCGGCCACACCGCTGGGCAACGGAGAACGCCGCTGA